One segment of Balaenoptera ricei isolate mBalRic1 chromosome 8, mBalRic1.hap2, whole genome shotgun sequence DNA contains the following:
- the CTSW gene encoding cathepsin W → MSLTVHLSYLLALLVAGLAQGIKGSLRSQDPGPQPLELKEVFTLFQIRYNRSYSHPAEHARRLDIFARNLAKAQQLQEEDLGTAEFGVTPFSDLTEEEFGQLYGHQRVAGEAPSVSQKVGSEEWGQSVPSTCDWRKKAGIISSIRNQQNCNCCWAMAAAGNIEALWAIRYHQSLEVSVQELLDCDRCGNGCKGGFVWDAFITVLNNSGLASDKDYPFKGNSKTHRCLAKKHKKVAWIQDFIMLQPCEQSIARYLATQGPITVTINMKLLQQYQKGVIKATPTTCDPQLVDHSVLLVGFGKSKSVEGRQAEAISSRSHPHPRYSIPYWILKNSWGANWGEEGYFRLHRGSNTCGITKYPFTARVDKPVKKHQVSCPP, encoded by the exons ATGTCACTAACTGTCCATCTCTCCTATCTCCTGGCCCTGTTGGTGGCAGGCCTGGCCCAAGGCATCAAGGGCTCCCTCAGGAGCCAG GACCCAGGTCCCCAGCCTCTGGAGCTGAAAGAGGTCTTCACATTGTTCCAGATCCGATACAACCGGAGTTACTCACACCCAGCAG AGCATGCTCGCCGCCTGGACATCTTTGCCCGAAACCTGGCCAAGGCTCAGCAGCTGCAAGAGGAGGACTTGGGCACAGCTGAGTTTGGGGTGACTCCATTCAGTGACCTCACAG AGGAGGAGTTTGGCCAGCTTTATGGGCATCAGAGGGTGGCTGGAGAGGCCCCAAGTGTGAGCCAAAAGGTAGGGTCTGAAGAGTGGGGGCAGTCGGTGCCCTCGACCTGTGACTGGCGGAAGAAGGCTGGCATCATCTCATCCATCAGGAACCAG CAAAACTGCAACTGTTGCTGGGCCATGGCAGCAGCGGGCAACATCGAGGCCCTGTGGGCCATCAGATACCATCAGTCTCTGGAAGTCTCCGTGCAAG AGCTGCTCGACTGTGACCGCTGTGGGAATGGCTGCAAGGGCGGCTTCGTCTGGGACGCGTTCATAACTGTCCTCAACAACA GTGGCCTGGCCAGTGACAAGGACTACCCATTCAAGGGGAACAGCAAAACCCACAGATGCCTGGCTAAGAAGCATAAGAAGGTGGCCTGGATCCAGGACTTCATCATGCTGCAGCCCTGCGAGCAGA GCATCGCCAGGTACTTGGCCACCCAAGGCCCCATCACTGTGACCATCAACATGAAGCTACTGCAG CAATACCAGAAGGGTGTTATCAAGGCCACACCCACCACCTGTGACCCCCAGCTTGTGGATCATTCTGTCCTGCTGGTGGGTTTTGGTAAAAGCAAGTCGGTGGAGGGGAGGCAGGCAGAGGCGATCTCATCCCGGTCTCATCCTCATCCTCGCTACTCCATCCCATACTGGATCCTGAAGAACTCCTGGGGGGCCAACTGGGGTGAGGAG GGCTATTTCCGGCTGCACCGAGGGAGCAATACCTGCGGCATCACCAAGTACCCGTTCACTGCCAGAGTGGACAAACCCGTTAAGAAGCACCAAGTCTCCTGCCCTCCCTGA
- the FIBP gene encoding acidic fibroblast growth factor intracellular-binding protein isoform X2 — MTSELDIFVGNTTLIDEDVYRLWLDGYSVSDAVALRVRSGILEQTGATAAVLQSDTMDHYRTFQMLERLLHAPPKLLHQLIFQIPPSRQALLIERYYAFDEAFVREVLGKKLSKGTKKDLDDISTKTGITLKSCRRQFDNFKRVFKVVEEMRGSLVDNIQQHFLLSDRLARDYAAIVFFANNRFETGKKKLQYLSFGDFAFCAELMIQNWTLGAVDPQADDMDMDLDKEFLQDLKELKVLVADKDLLDLHKSLVCTALRGKLGVFSEMEANFKNLSRGLVNVAAKLTHNKDVRDLFVDLVEKFVEPCRSDHWPLNDVRLFLNQYSASVHSLDGFRHQALWDRYMGTLRGCLLRLCHD, encoded by the exons ATGACCAGCGAGCTGGACATCTTCGTGGGGAACACGACCCTCATCGACGAGGACGTGTATCGCCTCTGGCTGGACGGTTATTCGG TGAGCGACGCGGTGGCCCTGAGGGTGCGCTCGGGAATCCTGGAGCAGACTGGCGCCACAGCAGCGGTGCTGCAGAGCGACACCATGGACCACTACCGTACTTTCCAAATGCTCGAGCGCCTGCTACACGCCCCGCCCAAGCTGCTGCACCAGCTCATCTTTCAGATCCCGCCCTCTCGACAGGCGCTGCTCATCGAGAG GTACTATGCCTTTGACGAGGCCTTTGTGCGGGAGGTGCTGGGCAAGAAGCTGTCCAAGGGCACCAAGAAAGACCTGGATGACATCAGCACCAAAACAGGCATCACCCTCAAGAGCTGCCGGAGACAG TTTGACAACTTTAAGCGAGTCTTCAAGGTGGTGGAGGAAATGCGGGGCTCCCTGGTCGATAACATCCAGCAACACTTCCTCCTGTCCGACCGGCTGGCCAG GGACTATGCAGCTATCGTCTTCTTTGCCAACAATCGCTTTGAGACAGGGAAGAAAAAACTGCAGTATCTGAGCTTTGGGGACTTTGCCTTCTGTGCTGAGCTCATGATCCAGAACTGGACCCTCGGAGCCGTCG ACCCCCAGGCAGATGACATGGACATGGACTTAGACAAGGAGTTTCTCCAGGACTTGAAGGAGCTCAAGGTGCTTGTTGCTGACAAGGACCTTCTGGACCTGCACAAGAG CCTGGTGTGCACTGCCCTCCGGGGAAAGCTCGGGGTCTTCTCTGAGATGGAAGCCAACTTCAAG AACCTGTCCCGGGGGCTGGTGAACGTGGCCGCCAAGCTGACCCACAATAAGGATGTCAGAGACCTGTTTGTGGACCTTGTGGAGAAG TTCGTGGAACCCTGCCGCTCCGATCACTGGCCTTTGAATGATGTGCGACTCTTCCTGAATCAGTATTCGGCATCGGTCCACTCTCTGGATGGCTTCCG GCACCAGGCCCTCTGGGACCGCTACATGGGCACCCTCCGTGGCTGCCTCCTGCGTCTCTGTCATGACTga
- the FIBP gene encoding acidic fibroblast growth factor intracellular-binding protein isoform X1 codes for MTSELDIFVGNTTLIDEDVYRLWLDGYSVSDAVALRVRSGILEQTGATAAVLQSDTMDHYRTFQMLERLLHAPPKLLHQLIFQIPPSRQALLIERYYAFDEAFVREVLGKKLSKGTKKDLDDISTKTGITLKSCRRQFDNFKRVFKVVEEMRGSLVDNIQQHFLLSDRLARDYAAIVFFANNRFETGKKKLQYLSFGDFAFCAELMIQNWTLGAVGEAPTDPDPQADDMDMDLDKEFLQDLKELKVLVADKDLLDLHKSLVCTALRGKLGVFSEMEANFKNLSRGLVNVAAKLTHNKDVRDLFVDLVEKFVEPCRSDHWPLNDVRLFLNQYSASVHSLDGFRHQALWDRYMGTLRGCLLRLCHD; via the exons ATGACCAGCGAGCTGGACATCTTCGTGGGGAACACGACCCTCATCGACGAGGACGTGTATCGCCTCTGGCTGGACGGTTATTCGG TGAGCGACGCGGTGGCCCTGAGGGTGCGCTCGGGAATCCTGGAGCAGACTGGCGCCACAGCAGCGGTGCTGCAGAGCGACACCATGGACCACTACCGTACTTTCCAAATGCTCGAGCGCCTGCTACACGCCCCGCCCAAGCTGCTGCACCAGCTCATCTTTCAGATCCCGCCCTCTCGACAGGCGCTGCTCATCGAGAG GTACTATGCCTTTGACGAGGCCTTTGTGCGGGAGGTGCTGGGCAAGAAGCTGTCCAAGGGCACCAAGAAAGACCTGGATGACATCAGCACCAAAACAGGCATCACCCTCAAGAGCTGCCGGAGACAG TTTGACAACTTTAAGCGAGTCTTCAAGGTGGTGGAGGAAATGCGGGGCTCCCTGGTCGATAACATCCAGCAACACTTCCTCCTGTCCGACCGGCTGGCCAG GGACTATGCAGCTATCGTCTTCTTTGCCAACAATCGCTTTGAGACAGGGAAGAAAAAACTGCAGTATCTGAGCTTTGGGGACTTTGCCTTCTGTGCTGAGCTCATGATCCAGAACTGGACCCTCGGAGCCGTCGGTGAGGCCCCCACTGACCCAG ACCCCCAGGCAGATGACATGGACATGGACTTAGACAAGGAGTTTCTCCAGGACTTGAAGGAGCTCAAGGTGCTTGTTGCTGACAAGGACCTTCTGGACCTGCACAAGAG CCTGGTGTGCACTGCCCTCCGGGGAAAGCTCGGGGTCTTCTCTGAGATGGAAGCCAACTTCAAG AACCTGTCCCGGGGGCTGGTGAACGTGGCCGCCAAGCTGACCCACAATAAGGATGTCAGAGACCTGTTTGTGGACCTTGTGGAGAAG TTCGTGGAACCCTGCCGCTCCGATCACTGGCCTTTGAATGATGTGCGACTCTTCCTGAATCAGTATTCGGCATCGGTCCACTCTCTGGATGGCTTCCG GCACCAGGCCCTCTGGGACCGCTACATGGGCACCCTCCGTGGCTGCCTCCTGCGTCTCTGTCATGACTga
- the CCDC85B gene encoding coiled-coil domain-containing protein 85B: MEAETGGLEELTDEEMAALGKEELVRRLRREEAARLAALVQRGRLMQEVNRQLQGHLGEIRELKQLNRRLQAENRELRDLCCFLDSERQRGRRAARQWQLFGTQASRAVREDLGGCWQKLAELEGRQEELLRENLALKELCLALGEEWGPRGGTGGSGGSGAGPTPELALPPCGPRDLGDGSSSTGSVGSPDQLPLACSPDD; the protein is encoded by the coding sequence ATGGAGGCCGAGACGGGCGGCCTGGAGGAGCTGACGGATGAGGAGATGGCGGCTCTGGGCAAGGAGGAGCTGGTGCGGCGCCTGCGGCGGGAGGAGGCGGCGCGCCTGGCGGCTCTGGTGCAGCGCGGCCGCCTCATGCAGGAGGTGAATCGGCAGCTACAGGGTCACCTGGGCGAGATCCGCGAGCTCAAGCAGCTCAACCGGCGCCTACAGGCCGAGAACCGCGAGCTGCGCGACCTCTGCTGCTTCCTGGACTCGGAGCGCCAGCGCGGGCGGCGAGCCGCTCGCCAGTGGCAGCTCTTCGGGACCCAAGCATCCCGAGCCGTGCGCGAGGATCTAGGCGGTTGTTGGCAGAAGCTGGCCGAGCTGGAAGGCCGCCAAGAGGAGCTGCTGCGGGAGAACCTGGCTCTTAAGGAGCTCTGCCTGGCGCTGGGCGAGGAGTGGGGCCCCCGCGGCGGTACCGGCGGCTCGGGGGGCTCTGGCGCTGGGCCGACACCCGAGCTGGCCTTGCCCCCCTGCGGTCCCCGTGACCTGGGCGATGGAAGCTCCAGTACCGGCAGCGTGGGCAGCCCCGATCAGTTGCCCCTGGCCTGCTCCCCAGATGATTGA
- the FOSL1 gene encoding fos-related antigen 1 yields the protein MFRDYGEPGPSSGAGGAYGGPAHPPATGQQKFHLVPSINTVSGSQELQWMVQPHFLGPSSYPRPLAYPQYSPPQPRPGVIRALGPTPAVRRRPCEQISPEEEERRRVRRERNKLAAAKCRNRRKELTDFLQAETDKLEDEKSGLQREIEELQKQKERLELVLEAHRPICKIPEGAKESETSGTGSTSGTSSPPAPSRSVPCISLFPGPVLEPEALHTPTLMTTPSLTPFTPSLVFTYPSTPEPCASAHRRSSSSSGDPSSDPLGSPTLLAL from the exons ATGTTCCGAGACTACGGGGAACCCGGGCCGAGCTCCGGGGCCGGCGGTGCGTACGGCGGCCCGGCGCATCCCCCGGCGACAGGCCAGCAG AAGTTCCACCTCGTGCCAAGCATCAACACTGTGAGTGGCAGCCAGGAGCTGCAGTGGATGGTTCAGCCTCACTTCCTGGGACCCAGCAGCTACCCCAGGCCTCTGGCCTACCCCCAGTACAGTCCCCCACAGCCCCGGCCAGGAGTCATCCGGGCCCTGGGCCCAACTCCAGCAGTGCGTCGCCGGCCCTGTGAACAG ATCAGCCCCGAGGAGGAGGAACGCCGTCGAGTGAGGCGCGAGAGGAACAAGCTAGCCGCGGCCAAGTGCAGGAACCGGAGGAAAGAACTGACCGACTTCCTGCAGGCG GAGACCGACAAACTGGAGGACGAGAAATCCGGGCTGCAGCGAGAGATTGAGGAGCTGCAGAAACAGAAGGAGCGCCTGGAGCTGGTGCTGGAAGCCCACCGCCCCATCTGCAAAATCCCAGAAGGGGCCAAGGAGAGCGAAACCAGCGGCACAGGCAGTACCAGTGGCACCAGCAGCCCACCAGCCCCCTCCCGCTCTGTGCCTTGTATCTCCCTTTTCCCAGGGCCTGTGCTTGAACCCGAAGCATTGCACACTCCCACGCTCATGACCACACCCTCCCTGACTCCTTTCACCCCCAGTCTGGTCTTCACCTACCCCAGCACACCGGAGCCCTGTGCCTCAGCCCACCGCAGGAGTAGCAGCAGCAGTGGGGACCCCTCTTCTGACCCCCTTGGCTCCCCAACCCTCCTGGCCTTATGA
- the C8H11orf68 gene encoding UPF0696 protein C11orf68 homolog encodes MAAAAAAVAGAGRGGGAEPRQERSRAPGWAGAERSEGRRMEPGEELEDEDSPGGREDGFTAEHLAAEAMAADMDPWLVFDARTTPATELDAWLAKYPPSQVTRYGDPGSPNSEPVGWIAAYGQGYVPNSGDVQGLQAAWEALQTSGRPITPGTLRQLAITHQVLSGKWLIHLAPGFKLDHAWAGIARAVVEGRLQVAKVSPRAKEGGRQVICVYTDDFTDRLGVLEADAAIRAAGIKCLLTYKPDVYTYLGIYRANRWHLCPTLYESRFQLGGSARGSRVLDRANNVELT; translated from the exons atggcggcggcggcggcagccgtggcgggggcggggcgcggcggcGGCGCAGAGCCCCGGCAGGAGCGGAGCCGGGCCCCGGGCTGGGCCGGCGCCGAGCGCAGCGAAGGCCGGAG GATGGAACCAGGTGAGGAGCTGGAGGACGAGGACTCTCCAGGTGGTCGTGAAGATGGCTTCACGGCCGAGCACCTGGCTGCAGAGGCCATGGCAGCTGACATGGACCCCTGGCTGGTGTTTGACGCCCGCACCACACCTGCCACAGAGCTGGATGCCTGGTTGGCCAAGTACCCACCATCCCAAGTTACCCGCTATGGGGACCCTGGCTCGCCCAACTCTGAGCCTGTGGGCTGGATTGCAGCATACGGGCAGGGCTACGTCCCCAACTCGGGTGATGTGCAGGGCCTGCAGGCAGCCTGGGAGGCTCTGCAGACCAGCGGGCGGCCCATCACGCCAGGTACCCTGCGCCAGCTGGCCATCACCCACCAGGTGCTCTCTGGCAAATGGCTGATACACCTGGCACCTGGCTTCAAGCTGGACCACGCCTGGGCTGGCATTGCTCGAGCCGTGGTCGAGGGCCGGCTTCAGGTGGCCAAGGTGAGCCCACGGGCCAAGGAGGGTGGGCGGCAGGTCATCTGTGTTTATACAGACGACTTCACGGACCGCTTGGGTGTACTGGAAGCAGATGCAGCCATCCGTGCAGCAGGCATTAAGTGTCTGCTCACCTACAAACCTGACGTCTACACCTACCTGGGCATCTACCGGGCCAACCGCTGGCACCTCTGCCCCACTCTCTATGAGAGCCGTTTCCAGCTGGGGGGCAGTGCCCGTGGTTCCCGTGTGCTGGACCGTGCCAACAATGTGGAACTGACCTAG
- the DRAP1 gene encoding dr1-associated corepressor, whose protein sequence is MPSKKKKYNARFPPARIKKIMQTDEEIGKVAAAVPVIISRALELFLESLLKKACQVTQSRNAKTMTTSHLKQCIELEQQFDFLKDLVASVPDMQGDGEDNHMDGDKGPRRGRKPGSSNRKNGGMGSKGKDKKLSGTDSEQEDESEDTDTDGEEEAPQAPPQASHPPVHFQSPPTPFMPFTSTLPLPPAPPGPSAPDAEDEEDYDS, encoded by the exons ATGCCGAGCAAGAAGAAGAAGTACAACGCGCGGTTCCCGCCG GCACGGATCAAGAAGATCATGCAGACGGATGAAGAGATTGGGAAGGTGGCGGCGGCTGTGCCTGTCATCATCT CTCGGGCGCTCGAGCTTTTCCTGGAGTCACTGTTGAAGAAGGCCTGCCAAGTGACCCAGTCCCGAAACGCCAAGACCATGACCACATCCCACCT gaagcagtGCATTGAGCTGGAGCAGCAGTTTGACTTCTTGAAGGACCTGGTGGCATCTGTGCCTGACATGCAGGGGGACGGCGAAGACAACCACATGGATGGGGACAAGGGTCCCCGCAG GGGCCGGAAGCCAGGCAGCAGCAACCGGAAGAATGGTGGGATGGGAAGCAAGGGCAAGGACAAGAAGCTGTCGGGCACGGACTCGGAGCAGGAG GATGAGTCTGAGGATACAGATACTGACGGCGAAGAGGAGGCACcacaggccccaccccaggccagccACCCCCCTGTCCACTTTCAGAG CCCCCCGACACCCTTCATGCCCTTCACCTCGACTCTGCCTCTGCCCCCAGCACCCCCAGGCCCCTCGGCACCTGACGCAGAGGATGAAGAGGATTATGACTCCTAG